One window of the Strix uralensis isolate ZFMK-TIS-50842 chromosome 3, bStrUra1, whole genome shotgun sequence genome contains the following:
- the HHIPL2 gene encoding HHIP-like protein 2 isoform X2 → MNEPYYEVVQDFYTSDLKKPTRKEVNVWPCTGRSSSSSGVSFFCLSLLCLIGSLLGHPQCLDYGPPFQPPFHLEFCSAYENFGCCDQERDNSIAAKYWDIMDYIDPRGHKLCGTYIKDILCQECSPYAAHLYDAENPRTPLRNLPGLCFDYCSEFHLNCHSAISLLTSDKHIQECCETNRTRFCDLLHLHDEDYCFPNVLKNTALNRNLGSVVEGRKGCLQLCLTEVANGLRNPVLMVHANDHTHRMFIAEQVGMIWVYLPDGSRLEEPFLDIKSIVLATPWIGDERGFLGMAFHPKYKYNGKFYIYYSYMDKNRVEKIRISELKVLASDANKADPRSERSTLLGKVLRIDVDGKNPDGKPYSIPPDNPFVSDPKARPEVYAYGVRNMWRCAVDRGDPVTKKGRGRIFCGDVGQNRFEEIDIIVKGGNYGWRAKEGFECYDTKLCHNSSLDDILPIFAYGRNMGKSVTGGYVYRGCESPNLNGLYIFGDFMNGRLMALQEDKTSKWKKQDICIGSTRACAFPGMVSSYSKFIISFAEDEAGELYFMSTSYPSAYAPHGSLYKFIDPARRAPPGKCKYKPVPVKTKSKRIPFVPRAKTVLELLNEPSTTKPRKKSSTPTAAIPTVSSKKAKKTPFTKTKASTVKTASGKKRQKIKAEVKPHKLKQEEKVAPISRTTPAPPLPKKKSSHLTRTKKLLPKKGALAKEKVEKRRKEGRLSSSF, encoded by the exons ATGAATGAACCATACTACGAAGTAGTCCAGGATTTCTATACATCTGACCTCAAGAAGCCTACACGGAAGGAAGTGAATGTTTGGCCATGCActggaaggagcagcagcagctctggagttTCCTTTTTTTGCCTCTCCTTGTTGTGTCTGATAGGCAGTCTGCTGGGGCATCCTCAGTGTCTGGATTATGGGCCACCTTTCCAGCCACCTTTTCACCTGGAGTTCTGCTCTGCCTATGAAAATTTTGGCTGCTGTGACCAGGAGAGAGACAACAGCATTGCAGCAAAATACTGGGACATCATGGATTATATTGATCCCCGGGGGCATAAACTGTGTGGAACGTATATCAAAGATATCCTGTGTCAG GAATGTTCTCCATATGCCGCACATCTCTATGATGCGGAAAACCCTCGGACACCTCTAAGAAACCTCCCAGGACTTTGTTTTGACTACTGCTCTGAGTTTCATCTCAACTGCCACTCTGCCATCAGCCTGCTGACGAGTGATAAGCACATCCAAGAATGCTGCGAGACAAACAGGACGCGCTTTTGCGACCTTCTTCACCTACACGATGAGGACTACTGCTTCCCCAACGTGCTGAAGAACACAGCCCTCAACCGCAACCTGGGCTCGGTGGTGGAGGGCCGCAAAGGCTGCCTCCAGCTCTGTCTGACAGAGGTTGCCAATGGCCTGAGGAACCCTGTGCTCATGGTGCACGCGAATGACCATACCCACCGCATGTTCATAGCTGAGCAGGTGGGCATGATCTGGGTCTACCTACCTGATGGCAGCCGACTGGAAGAGCCCTTTCTGGATATTAAAAGTATAGTGCTGGCTACACCATGGATAGGGGATGAGAGAGGCTTTCTGGGGATGGCTTTCCACCCCAAGTACAAGTACAATGGGAAGTTCTATATCTATTACTCATACATGGATAAGAACCGAGTGGAAAAGATCAGGATCAGTGAATTGAAGGTTTTGGCATCCGATGCCAATAAAGCTGATCCACGCTCAGAAAG GAGTACTTTGTTGGGGAAAGTCTTGAGGATTGACGTGGATGGAAAAAACCCTGACGGGAAGCCTTATAGCATCCCTCCTGATAATCCATTTGTGTCTGATCCCAAGGCCCGCCCTGAGGTTTATGCTTATGGGGTCAGGAATATGTGGCGCTGTGCGGTTGACAGAGGGGACCCTGTCACgaaaaagggaagagggaggatATTCTGTGGGGATGTCGGGCAGAACAGGTTTGAAGAAATCGACATCATTGTTAAAGGAGGGAACTATGGCTGGAGAGCAAAGGAGGGATTTGAATGCTACGACACAAAGCTTTGCCACAATTCCTCTTTGG ATGACATCCTTCCAATATTTGCATATGGCCGCAATATGGGGAAGTCAGTCACTGGAGGTTATGTGTACAGAGGATGTGAATCACCCAACTTGAATGGCCTTTATATTTTTGGTGATTTCATGAACGG TCGACTTATGGCTTTACAGGAAGATAAGACAAGTAAGTGGAAGAAGCAAGACATCTGCATTGGCAGCACAAGAGCATGTGCTTTCCCTGGAATGGTCAGTTCTTATAGCAAATTCATCATCTCCTTTGCTGAGGATGAAGCAG GTGAGCTGTATTTTATGTCTACTTCTTATCCCAGTGCCTATGCGCCACATGGATCACTCTACAAGTTTATTGATCCTGCAAG GAGAGCTCCACCAGGGAAGTGTAAATACAAGCCTGTTCCAGTGAAAACAAAGAGTAAACGGATACCATTTGTTCCACGTGCAA AGACTGTCCTTGAGCTGCTTAATGAACCTTCAACAACCAAGCCTCGGAAAAAATCTTCTACCCCCACTGCAGCCATCCCAACGGTTTCTTCTAAGAAAGCTAAAAAGACCCCATTCACCAAAACAAAAGCATCAACAGTGAAAACAGCATCTGgtaaaaagagacagaaaatcaAAGCTGAGGTGAAACCTCACAAGCTGAAGCAGGAAGAGAAGGTTGCACCTATTTCCAGAACCACACCAGCACCACCTTTACCAAAAAAGAAGAGCTCCCACCTAACCAGAACCAAGAAGCTTCTTCCAAAGAAAGGAGCACTAGCTAAGGAAAaagtggagaagaggaggaaggagggtaGATTAAGCAGCAGCTTTTGA
- the HHIPL2 gene encoding HHIP-like protein 2 isoform X1 translates to MNEPYYEVVQDFYTSDLKKPTRKEVNVWPCTGRSSSSSGVSFFCLSLLCLIGSLLGHPQCLDYGPPFQPPFHLEFCSAYENFGCCDQERDNSIAAKYWDIMDYIDPRGHKLCGTYIKDILCQECSPYAAHLYDAENPRTPLRNLPGLCFDYCSEFHLNCHSAISLLTSDKHIQECCETNRTRFCDLLHLHDEDYCFPNVLKNTALNRNLGSVVEGRKGCLQLCLTEVANGLRNPVLMVHANDHTHRMFIAEQVGMIWVYLPDGSRLEEPFLDIKSIVLATPWIGDERGFLGMAFHPKYKYNGKFYIYYSYMDKNRVEKIRISELKVLASDANKADPRSERNLLELEEPAANHNGGQLLFGVDGYMYLFTGDGGKAGDPFGKFGNAQNKSTLLGKVLRIDVDGKNPDGKPYSIPPDNPFVSDPKARPEVYAYGVRNMWRCAVDRGDPVTKKGRGRIFCGDVGQNRFEEIDIIVKGGNYGWRAKEGFECYDTKLCHNSSLDDILPIFAYGRNMGKSVTGGYVYRGCESPNLNGLYIFGDFMNGRLMALQEDKTSKWKKQDICIGSTRACAFPGMVSSYSKFIISFAEDEAGELYFMSTSYPSAYAPHGSLYKFIDPARRAPPGKCKYKPVPVKTKSKRIPFVPRAKTVLELLNEPSTTKPRKKSSTPTAAIPTVSSKKAKKTPFTKTKASTVKTASGKKRQKIKAEVKPHKLKQEEKVAPISRTTPAPPLPKKKSSHLTRTKKLLPKKGALAKEKVEKRRKEGRLSSSF, encoded by the exons ATGAATGAACCATACTACGAAGTAGTCCAGGATTTCTATACATCTGACCTCAAGAAGCCTACACGGAAGGAAGTGAATGTTTGGCCATGCActggaaggagcagcagcagctctggagttTCCTTTTTTTGCCTCTCCTTGTTGTGTCTGATAGGCAGTCTGCTGGGGCATCCTCAGTGTCTGGATTATGGGCCACCTTTCCAGCCACCTTTTCACCTGGAGTTCTGCTCTGCCTATGAAAATTTTGGCTGCTGTGACCAGGAGAGAGACAACAGCATTGCAGCAAAATACTGGGACATCATGGATTATATTGATCCCCGGGGGCATAAACTGTGTGGAACGTATATCAAAGATATCCTGTGTCAG GAATGTTCTCCATATGCCGCACATCTCTATGATGCGGAAAACCCTCGGACACCTCTAAGAAACCTCCCAGGACTTTGTTTTGACTACTGCTCTGAGTTTCATCTCAACTGCCACTCTGCCATCAGCCTGCTGACGAGTGATAAGCACATCCAAGAATGCTGCGAGACAAACAGGACGCGCTTTTGCGACCTTCTTCACCTACACGATGAGGACTACTGCTTCCCCAACGTGCTGAAGAACACAGCCCTCAACCGCAACCTGGGCTCGGTGGTGGAGGGCCGCAAAGGCTGCCTCCAGCTCTGTCTGACAGAGGTTGCCAATGGCCTGAGGAACCCTGTGCTCATGGTGCACGCGAATGACCATACCCACCGCATGTTCATAGCTGAGCAGGTGGGCATGATCTGGGTCTACCTACCTGATGGCAGCCGACTGGAAGAGCCCTTTCTGGATATTAAAAGTATAGTGCTGGCTACACCATGGATAGGGGATGAGAGAGGCTTTCTGGGGATGGCTTTCCACCCCAAGTACAAGTACAATGGGAAGTTCTATATCTATTACTCATACATGGATAAGAACCGAGTGGAAAAGATCAGGATCAGTGAATTGAAGGTTTTGGCATCCGATGCCAATAAAGCTGATCCACGCTCAGAAAG GAATCTTCTGGAGCTTGAGGAACCAGCTGCAAATCATAATGGTGGGCAGCTGCTCTTTGGTGTGGATGGCTATATGTATCTATTCACAGGGGATGGAGGGAAAGCTGGAGACCCTTTTGGAAAATTCGGGAATGCTCAGAACAA GAGTACTTTGTTGGGGAAAGTCTTGAGGATTGACGTGGATGGAAAAAACCCTGACGGGAAGCCTTATAGCATCCCTCCTGATAATCCATTTGTGTCTGATCCCAAGGCCCGCCCTGAGGTTTATGCTTATGGGGTCAGGAATATGTGGCGCTGTGCGGTTGACAGAGGGGACCCTGTCACgaaaaagggaagagggaggatATTCTGTGGGGATGTCGGGCAGAACAGGTTTGAAGAAATCGACATCATTGTTAAAGGAGGGAACTATGGCTGGAGAGCAAAGGAGGGATTTGAATGCTACGACACAAAGCTTTGCCACAATTCCTCTTTGG ATGACATCCTTCCAATATTTGCATATGGCCGCAATATGGGGAAGTCAGTCACTGGAGGTTATGTGTACAGAGGATGTGAATCACCCAACTTGAATGGCCTTTATATTTTTGGTGATTTCATGAACGG TCGACTTATGGCTTTACAGGAAGATAAGACAAGTAAGTGGAAGAAGCAAGACATCTGCATTGGCAGCACAAGAGCATGTGCTTTCCCTGGAATGGTCAGTTCTTATAGCAAATTCATCATCTCCTTTGCTGAGGATGAAGCAG GTGAGCTGTATTTTATGTCTACTTCTTATCCCAGTGCCTATGCGCCACATGGATCACTCTACAAGTTTATTGATCCTGCAAG GAGAGCTCCACCAGGGAAGTGTAAATACAAGCCTGTTCCAGTGAAAACAAAGAGTAAACGGATACCATTTGTTCCACGTGCAA AGACTGTCCTTGAGCTGCTTAATGAACCTTCAACAACCAAGCCTCGGAAAAAATCTTCTACCCCCACTGCAGCCATCCCAACGGTTTCTTCTAAGAAAGCTAAAAAGACCCCATTCACCAAAACAAAAGCATCAACAGTGAAAACAGCATCTGgtaaaaagagacagaaaatcaAAGCTGAGGTGAAACCTCACAAGCTGAAGCAGGAAGAGAAGGTTGCACCTATTTCCAGAACCACACCAGCACCACCTTTACCAAAAAAGAAGAGCTCCCACCTAACCAGAACCAAGAAGCTTCTTCCAAAGAAAGGAGCACTAGCTAAGGAAAaagtggagaagaggaggaaggagggtaGATTAAGCAGCAGCTTTTGA
- the HHIPL2 gene encoding HHIP-like protein 2 isoform X5 — protein sequence MNEPYYEVVQDFYTSDLKKPTRKEVNVWPCTGRSSSSSGVSFFCLSLLCLIGSLLGHPQCLDYGPPFQPPFHLEFCSAYENFGCCDQERDNSIAAKYWDIMDYIDPRGHKLCGTYIKDILCQECSPYAAHLYDAENPRTPLRNLPGLCFDYCSEFHLNCHSAISLLTSDKHIQECCETNRTRFCDLLHLHDEDYCFPNVLKNTALNRNLGSVVEGRKGCLQLCLTEVANGLRNPVLMVHANDHTHRMFIAEQVGMIWVYLPDGSRLEEPFLDIKSIVLATPWIGDERGFLGMAFHPKYKYNGKFYIYYSYMDKNRVEKIRISELKVLASDANKADPRSERNLLELEEPAANHNGGQLLFGVDGYMYLFTGDGGKAGDPFGKFGNAQNKSTLLGKVLRIDVDGKNPDGKPYSIPPDNPFVSDPKARPEVYAYGVRNMWRCAVDRGDPVTKKGRGRIFCGDVGQNRFEEIDIIVKGGNYGWRAKEGFECYDTKLCHNSSLDDILPIFAYGRNMGKSVTGGYVYRGCESPNLNGLYIFGDFMNGKIRQVSGRSKTSALAAQEHVLSLEWSVLIANSSSPLLRMKQVSCILCLLLIPVPMRHMDHSTSLLILQGELHQGSVNTSLFQ from the exons ATGAATGAACCATACTACGAAGTAGTCCAGGATTTCTATACATCTGACCTCAAGAAGCCTACACGGAAGGAAGTGAATGTTTGGCCATGCActggaaggagcagcagcagctctggagttTCCTTTTTTTGCCTCTCCTTGTTGTGTCTGATAGGCAGTCTGCTGGGGCATCCTCAGTGTCTGGATTATGGGCCACCTTTCCAGCCACCTTTTCACCTGGAGTTCTGCTCTGCCTATGAAAATTTTGGCTGCTGTGACCAGGAGAGAGACAACAGCATTGCAGCAAAATACTGGGACATCATGGATTATATTGATCCCCGGGGGCATAAACTGTGTGGAACGTATATCAAAGATATCCTGTGTCAG GAATGTTCTCCATATGCCGCACATCTCTATGATGCGGAAAACCCTCGGACACCTCTAAGAAACCTCCCAGGACTTTGTTTTGACTACTGCTCTGAGTTTCATCTCAACTGCCACTCTGCCATCAGCCTGCTGACGAGTGATAAGCACATCCAAGAATGCTGCGAGACAAACAGGACGCGCTTTTGCGACCTTCTTCACCTACACGATGAGGACTACTGCTTCCCCAACGTGCTGAAGAACACAGCCCTCAACCGCAACCTGGGCTCGGTGGTGGAGGGCCGCAAAGGCTGCCTCCAGCTCTGTCTGACAGAGGTTGCCAATGGCCTGAGGAACCCTGTGCTCATGGTGCACGCGAATGACCATACCCACCGCATGTTCATAGCTGAGCAGGTGGGCATGATCTGGGTCTACCTACCTGATGGCAGCCGACTGGAAGAGCCCTTTCTGGATATTAAAAGTATAGTGCTGGCTACACCATGGATAGGGGATGAGAGAGGCTTTCTGGGGATGGCTTTCCACCCCAAGTACAAGTACAATGGGAAGTTCTATATCTATTACTCATACATGGATAAGAACCGAGTGGAAAAGATCAGGATCAGTGAATTGAAGGTTTTGGCATCCGATGCCAATAAAGCTGATCCACGCTCAGAAAG GAATCTTCTGGAGCTTGAGGAACCAGCTGCAAATCATAATGGTGGGCAGCTGCTCTTTGGTGTGGATGGCTATATGTATCTATTCACAGGGGATGGAGGGAAAGCTGGAGACCCTTTTGGAAAATTCGGGAATGCTCAGAACAA GAGTACTTTGTTGGGGAAAGTCTTGAGGATTGACGTGGATGGAAAAAACCCTGACGGGAAGCCTTATAGCATCCCTCCTGATAATCCATTTGTGTCTGATCCCAAGGCCCGCCCTGAGGTTTATGCTTATGGGGTCAGGAATATGTGGCGCTGTGCGGTTGACAGAGGGGACCCTGTCACgaaaaagggaagagggaggatATTCTGTGGGGATGTCGGGCAGAACAGGTTTGAAGAAATCGACATCATTGTTAAAGGAGGGAACTATGGCTGGAGAGCAAAGGAGGGATTTGAATGCTACGACACAAAGCTTTGCCACAATTCCTCTTTGG ATGACATCCTTCCAATATTTGCATATGGCCGCAATATGGGGAAGTCAGTCACTGGAGGTTATGTGTACAGAGGATGTGAATCACCCAACTTGAATGGCCTTTATATTTTTGGTGATTTCATGAACGG GAAGATAAGACAAGTAAGTGGAAGAAGCAAGACATCTGCATTGGCAGCACAAGAGCATGTGCTTTCCCTGGAATGGTCAGTTCTTATAGCAAATTCATCATCTCCTTTGCTGAGGATGAAGCAG GTGAGCTGTATTTTATGTCTACTTCTTATCCCAGTGCCTATGCGCCACATGGATCACTCTACAAGTTTATTGATCCTGCAAG GAGAGCTCCACCAGGGAAGTGTAAATACAAGCCTGTTCCAGTGA
- the HHIPL2 gene encoding HHIP-like protein 2 isoform X3, with translation MNEPYYEVVQDFYTSDLKKPTRKEVNVWPCTGRSSSSSGVSFFCLSLLCLIGSLLGHPQCLDYGPPFQPPFHLEFCSAYENFGCCDQERDNSIAAKYWDIMDYIDPRGHKLCGTYIKDILCQECSPYAAHLYDAENPRTPLRNLPGLCFDYCSEFHLNCHSAISLLTSDKHIQECCETNRTRFCDLLHLHDEDYCFPNVLKNTALNRNLGSVVEGRKGCLQLCLTEVANGLRNPVLMVHANDHTHRMFIAEQVGMIWVYLPDGSRLEEPFLDIKSIVLATPWIGDERGFLGMAFHPKYKYNGKFYIYYSYMDKNRVEKIRISELKVLASDANKADPRSERNLLELEEPAANHNGGQLLFGVDGYMYLFTGDGGKAGDPFGKFGNAQNKSTLLGKVLRIDVDGKNPDGKPYSIPPDNPFVSDPKARPEVYAYGVRNMWRCAVDRGDPVTKKGRGRIFCGDVGQNRFEEIDIIVKGGNYGWRAKEGFECYDTKLCHNSSLDDILPIFAYGRNMGKSVTGGYVYRGCESPNLNGLYIFGDFMNGKIRQVSGRSKTSALAAQEHVLSLEWSVLIANSSSPLLRMKQVSCILCLLLIPVPMRHMDHSTSLLILQGRNAACGTLFKRLPASGLVCSNAPCYDDSTWAASPCHE, from the exons ATGAATGAACCATACTACGAAGTAGTCCAGGATTTCTATACATCTGACCTCAAGAAGCCTACACGGAAGGAAGTGAATGTTTGGCCATGCActggaaggagcagcagcagctctggagttTCCTTTTTTTGCCTCTCCTTGTTGTGTCTGATAGGCAGTCTGCTGGGGCATCCTCAGTGTCTGGATTATGGGCCACCTTTCCAGCCACCTTTTCACCTGGAGTTCTGCTCTGCCTATGAAAATTTTGGCTGCTGTGACCAGGAGAGAGACAACAGCATTGCAGCAAAATACTGGGACATCATGGATTATATTGATCCCCGGGGGCATAAACTGTGTGGAACGTATATCAAAGATATCCTGTGTCAG GAATGTTCTCCATATGCCGCACATCTCTATGATGCGGAAAACCCTCGGACACCTCTAAGAAACCTCCCAGGACTTTGTTTTGACTACTGCTCTGAGTTTCATCTCAACTGCCACTCTGCCATCAGCCTGCTGACGAGTGATAAGCACATCCAAGAATGCTGCGAGACAAACAGGACGCGCTTTTGCGACCTTCTTCACCTACACGATGAGGACTACTGCTTCCCCAACGTGCTGAAGAACACAGCCCTCAACCGCAACCTGGGCTCGGTGGTGGAGGGCCGCAAAGGCTGCCTCCAGCTCTGTCTGACAGAGGTTGCCAATGGCCTGAGGAACCCTGTGCTCATGGTGCACGCGAATGACCATACCCACCGCATGTTCATAGCTGAGCAGGTGGGCATGATCTGGGTCTACCTACCTGATGGCAGCCGACTGGAAGAGCCCTTTCTGGATATTAAAAGTATAGTGCTGGCTACACCATGGATAGGGGATGAGAGAGGCTTTCTGGGGATGGCTTTCCACCCCAAGTACAAGTACAATGGGAAGTTCTATATCTATTACTCATACATGGATAAGAACCGAGTGGAAAAGATCAGGATCAGTGAATTGAAGGTTTTGGCATCCGATGCCAATAAAGCTGATCCACGCTCAGAAAG GAATCTTCTGGAGCTTGAGGAACCAGCTGCAAATCATAATGGTGGGCAGCTGCTCTTTGGTGTGGATGGCTATATGTATCTATTCACAGGGGATGGAGGGAAAGCTGGAGACCCTTTTGGAAAATTCGGGAATGCTCAGAACAA GAGTACTTTGTTGGGGAAAGTCTTGAGGATTGACGTGGATGGAAAAAACCCTGACGGGAAGCCTTATAGCATCCCTCCTGATAATCCATTTGTGTCTGATCCCAAGGCCCGCCCTGAGGTTTATGCTTATGGGGTCAGGAATATGTGGCGCTGTGCGGTTGACAGAGGGGACCCTGTCACgaaaaagggaagagggaggatATTCTGTGGGGATGTCGGGCAGAACAGGTTTGAAGAAATCGACATCATTGTTAAAGGAGGGAACTATGGCTGGAGAGCAAAGGAGGGATTTGAATGCTACGACACAAAGCTTTGCCACAATTCCTCTTTGG ATGACATCCTTCCAATATTTGCATATGGCCGCAATATGGGGAAGTCAGTCACTGGAGGTTATGTGTACAGAGGATGTGAATCACCCAACTTGAATGGCCTTTATATTTTTGGTGATTTCATGAACGG GAAGATAAGACAAGTAAGTGGAAGAAGCAAGACATCTGCATTGGCAGCACAAGAGCATGTGCTTTCCCTGGAATGGTCAGTTCTTATAGCAAATTCATCATCTCCTTTGCTGAGGATGAAGCAG GTGAGCTGTATTTTATGTCTACTTCTTATCCCAGTGCCTATGCGCCACATGGATCACTCTACAAGTTTATTGATCCTGCAAG GGAGAAATGCAGCCTGTGGGACCCTCTTCAAGAGGCTGCCTGCCTCAGGACTGGTGTGCAGCAATGCACCATGTTATGATGACTCCACGTGGGCAGCAAGCCCGTGCCACGAATAA
- the HHIPL2 gene encoding HHIP-like protein 2 isoform X4, producing the protein MNEPYYEVVQDFYTSDLKKPTRKEVNVWPCTGRSSSSSGVSFFCLSLLCLIGSLLGHPQCLDYGPPFQPPFHLEFCSAYENFGCCDQERDNSIAAKYWDIMDYIDPRGHKLCGTYIKDILCQECSPYAAHLYDAENPRTPLRNLPGLCFDYCSEFHLNCHSAISLLTSDKHIQECCETNRTRFCDLLHLHDEDYCFPNVLKNTALNRNLGSVVEGRKGCLQLCLTEVANGLRNPVLMVHANDHTHRMFIAEQVGMIWVYLPDGSRLEEPFLDIKSIVLATPWIGDERGFLGMAFHPKYKYNGKFYIYYSYMDKNRVEKIRISELKVLASDANKADPRSERNLLELEEPAANHNGGQLLFGVDGYMYLFTGDGGKAGDPFGKFGNAQNKSTLLGKVLRIDVDGKNPDGKPYSIPPDNPFVSDPKARPEVYAYGVRNMWRCAVDRGDPVTKKGRGRIFCGDVGQNRFEEIDIIVKGGNYGWRAKEGFECYDTKLCHNSSLDDILPIFAYGRNMGKSVTGGYVYRGCESPNLNGLYIFGDFMNGRLMALQEDKTSKWKKQDICIGSTRACAFPGMVSSYSKFIISFAEDEAGELYFMSTSYPSAYAPHGSLYKFIDPAREKCSLWDPLQEAACLRTGVQQCTML; encoded by the exons ATGAATGAACCATACTACGAAGTAGTCCAGGATTTCTATACATCTGACCTCAAGAAGCCTACACGGAAGGAAGTGAATGTTTGGCCATGCActggaaggagcagcagcagctctggagttTCCTTTTTTTGCCTCTCCTTGTTGTGTCTGATAGGCAGTCTGCTGGGGCATCCTCAGTGTCTGGATTATGGGCCACCTTTCCAGCCACCTTTTCACCTGGAGTTCTGCTCTGCCTATGAAAATTTTGGCTGCTGTGACCAGGAGAGAGACAACAGCATTGCAGCAAAATACTGGGACATCATGGATTATATTGATCCCCGGGGGCATAAACTGTGTGGAACGTATATCAAAGATATCCTGTGTCAG GAATGTTCTCCATATGCCGCACATCTCTATGATGCGGAAAACCCTCGGACACCTCTAAGAAACCTCCCAGGACTTTGTTTTGACTACTGCTCTGAGTTTCATCTCAACTGCCACTCTGCCATCAGCCTGCTGACGAGTGATAAGCACATCCAAGAATGCTGCGAGACAAACAGGACGCGCTTTTGCGACCTTCTTCACCTACACGATGAGGACTACTGCTTCCCCAACGTGCTGAAGAACACAGCCCTCAACCGCAACCTGGGCTCGGTGGTGGAGGGCCGCAAAGGCTGCCTCCAGCTCTGTCTGACAGAGGTTGCCAATGGCCTGAGGAACCCTGTGCTCATGGTGCACGCGAATGACCATACCCACCGCATGTTCATAGCTGAGCAGGTGGGCATGATCTGGGTCTACCTACCTGATGGCAGCCGACTGGAAGAGCCCTTTCTGGATATTAAAAGTATAGTGCTGGCTACACCATGGATAGGGGATGAGAGAGGCTTTCTGGGGATGGCTTTCCACCCCAAGTACAAGTACAATGGGAAGTTCTATATCTATTACTCATACATGGATAAGAACCGAGTGGAAAAGATCAGGATCAGTGAATTGAAGGTTTTGGCATCCGATGCCAATAAAGCTGATCCACGCTCAGAAAG GAATCTTCTGGAGCTTGAGGAACCAGCTGCAAATCATAATGGTGGGCAGCTGCTCTTTGGTGTGGATGGCTATATGTATCTATTCACAGGGGATGGAGGGAAAGCTGGAGACCCTTTTGGAAAATTCGGGAATGCTCAGAACAA GAGTACTTTGTTGGGGAAAGTCTTGAGGATTGACGTGGATGGAAAAAACCCTGACGGGAAGCCTTATAGCATCCCTCCTGATAATCCATTTGTGTCTGATCCCAAGGCCCGCCCTGAGGTTTATGCTTATGGGGTCAGGAATATGTGGCGCTGTGCGGTTGACAGAGGGGACCCTGTCACgaaaaagggaagagggaggatATTCTGTGGGGATGTCGGGCAGAACAGGTTTGAAGAAATCGACATCATTGTTAAAGGAGGGAACTATGGCTGGAGAGCAAAGGAGGGATTTGAATGCTACGACACAAAGCTTTGCCACAATTCCTCTTTGG ATGACATCCTTCCAATATTTGCATATGGCCGCAATATGGGGAAGTCAGTCACTGGAGGTTATGTGTACAGAGGATGTGAATCACCCAACTTGAATGGCCTTTATATTTTTGGTGATTTCATGAACGG TCGACTTATGGCTTTACAGGAAGATAAGACAAGTAAGTGGAAGAAGCAAGACATCTGCATTGGCAGCACAAGAGCATGTGCTTTCCCTGGAATGGTCAGTTCTTATAGCAAATTCATCATCTCCTTTGCTGAGGATGAAGCAG GTGAGCTGTATTTTATGTCTACTTCTTATCCCAGTGCCTATGCGCCACATGGATCACTCTACAAGTTTATTGATCCTGCAAG GGAGAAATGCAGCCTGTGGGACCCTCTTCAAGAGGCTGCCTGCCTCAGGACTGGTGTGCAGCAATGCACCATGTTATGA